The nucleotide sequence CGCCACTAGGCGGGAGGCGCCGCGCCCCGCTCACGATCTTCGCCGCCCGCTGAGGTGGTCGCGTTGAACCCGAAGGCGCACCGCAGCCGCGCGTCCGGCTCCGCTCCCGGGCCGCACGCCGAGGTCCGCTTCACCTTCGAGGAGGCGGAGCGGCTCCTCCTGGACGCCGAGGTGGAAAAGAGCGAGCTCATCCCGCAGGGGTCCAACTACACCTTTGCGCTCCACCTCAAGGCGAGGAAGACGGCCTTCTACGCCGTCTACAAGCCCGCGAGCGGGGAGCGGCCCCTGTGGGACTTCCCGTTCGGCACCCTCCACCGCCGGGAGCGCAGCGCCTTCCTGGTGTGCCGCTTCCTGGGCTGGGACTTCATCCCCCCGACCGTCATCCGCGACGGCCCCCAGGGCGAGGGCTCGGTGCAGCTCTACATCCCCCCGGTGGGCAACTCCAACTACTTCACCCTCAAGGAGGAGAGCCGGCCCGAGCTGCCGCTCCTCGCGGCCTTCGACCTCATCGTGAACAACACCGACCGCAAGGGCGGCCATTGCTTCAAGGGCCAGGACGGCCGCGTCTGGGCCATCGACCACGGCCTGACCTTCCATCCCGATCCCAAGCTCCGCACCGTGATCTGGGACTACGCCGGCCTCTGCCTGGGCGGCCAGCCGCTGGGAGACCTCACGCGCCTGGCCGAGGCCCTCGAGGACGGGCAGGGCCCCCTCCGGCGGGAGCTGGACGCGCTTCTCGATCCGGAGGAGGTGAAAGTCTTCAAGCGCCGCGTGCGCGGATTCCTCAAGAACCCCAAGCTCCCGTCCCCCCAGGAATACCGGAGCGTGCCTTGGCCCCTGATCTGAGGCCCATCCGTCCAAGGAGAGGTAGACCCGAATGAAGAGTCTCCGTTTCGCCCCCTGGTTGCGCGCCCTCCTCGCGCCGGCCCTCCTGGCGGCCTCGCTGGCGGGCTGCGGGAGCCTTCTCGCGGGCCCGCCGCCGTCGGCCTCGGTGGTCGCGGGCCAGGACGCCGCCGACTACGAGATGGCCGCCACCGAGCACACCGCCCGCTCCTACGCCCGTTACCTCGAGCGGCACCCGAAGGGCGCCTTCGTCCGCCAGGCGCGGCACTGGGCCGA is from Candidatus Tectomicrobia bacterium and encodes:
- a CDS encoding SCO1664 family protein, producing MNPKAHRSRASGSAPGPHAEVRFTFEEAERLLLDAEVEKSELIPQGSNYTFALHLKARKTAFYAVYKPASGERPLWDFPFGTLHRRERSAFLVCRFLGWDFIPPTVIRDGPQGEGSVQLYIPPVGNSNYFTLKEESRPELPLLAAFDLIVNNTDRKGGHCFKGQDGRVWAIDHGLTFHPDPKLRTVIWDYAGLCLGGQPLGDLTRLAEALEDGQGPLRRELDALLDPEEVKVFKRRVRGFLKNPKLPSPQEYRSVPWPLI